CATGGATCACGTCGTCGCGGCGGAGCTGGTGTGGGCCGCGGCCACCGCTGGCTTTCCCACCCTGAGGTTCAACTACCGGGGCGTGGGCGGGAGCCAGGGCTCGCGAGGCACGGGCGAGGCGCTCGTGGAGGATGCCGAGGCCGCCATGCGCGTGCTGATGGAGAACGCGCAGAGCTCCAGCCTCGTGGTGGCCTCGCTGCATGGCGGTGCCCAGGTGGCGCTGGCGCTGCAGGCCCGGCACCCGGCCGTCGGCGGCGTGTGCCTGGTGGCGCCCGCGGATGTGGAACTGGCGGAGCTGACGCGGCTGAGCCGCTCGTTGCTCGTGGTGGTGGGGGAGGAGGACAAGCGCCTGTCCCGCGCGGCCCTGGCAGCGGCGGTGGGTGAGGCGCCGCGAGGAGAGCTGGAGGTGATCGATGACGCAGGCCCGAATTTCCACAGGAATCTCCCGCAGGTGGGCCGGTTCCTGTCCGCGTGGATGAAGCGGGTGTCGGGCGAGTGACCGATGCCGCGCAAGCCATCAAACTTCTTGAGGTTTCTCAATACGGGTGCGCTTGCCGGCCAGCCATCCGGTCGAACAGACTGCAAGGCAGACCCAATCGATTCGCCGTTCGTTCGTATGGGCCTGTTGAGGAAGTACCCCGTTTCCTGAGGAGTGCCGATGATGCGAAGGATCCTGGCAAACGCGGTGGTAGCGCTCGCGGTGGTGGCAGCCGCGGCCTGCTCTTCCGAGAGCAAGGCTCCGGTCTCTCCCGAGGCGAGCCAGTCGGCCCCGACGCTGGACCTCGCGGAGGCGGAGGTGGTGCCGGGCGGCATCGTGGTGGACTTCAAGGACGGGACCACCAAGGAAGAGTTCGACGCCTGGGAGGACGCGTGGGGCGTGGACCTCGAGTTCAACTCGGTGGAGAGCCATGACGACGGCCTCACCGTGGCGGTGGGCGTGGATGACGTGGAGGGCGTGCTGGAGGCCATCCGTCAGAACCCCGCCGTCGAGTCCGCCGAGCCGCTGCTGGCCTACCGCGCCAGCTTCACGCCGAACGATCCGGACTACGGCAAGCAGTGGAACCTCAAGATGATCGACATGCCCAAGGCCTGGGACAGCAGCAAGGGCAAGGGCGTGGTGGTGGCGGTGCTGGACACGGGCATCGCCTACGAGGACTACGACGACTTCAAGCAGGTGCCGGACCTGAAGGGCGTGAAGTTCACCCAGGGCTACGACTTCGTGAACGACGACGAGCACGCCAATGACGACCACGGGCACGGCACGCACGTGGCGGGCACCATCGCCCAGGCGACCAACAACGGCGAGGGCGTGGCGGGCGTGGCCTTCGAGGCGACGCTGATGCCGGTGAAGGTGCTCAACCACTTCGGCAGCGGCACCTCGGCGGACATCGTGGACGCCATCCGCTTCGCCGCGGACAAGGGCGCCAAGGTGATCAACATGTCGCTGGGCGGCGGCGGCTACTCGAAGGCCATGGCCGACGCGGTGGAGTACGCGCGCAAGAAGGGCGTGACGGTGGTGGCGGCGGCGGGTAACGCCTCGCGGCCCCGTGTGGAGTTCCCCGCGGCGTACCCGGGCGCGGTGGCGGTGTCCGCCGTGGGCCCGGATGGCACGCGCGCTCCGTACTCCTCCTACGGCAAGGAGCTGGACATCGCCGGCCCCGGGGGTGACAAGCGCAAGGGCGACCAGAACGGCATCATCCAGAACACGATCGATCCCCGGGACGTGTCCCGCTCCGTGTACGCCTCGTACCAGGGCACCAGCATGGCCACCCCGCACGTGGCGGCGGTGGCGGCGCTCCTGTACGCGGCGGGCGCCAGCGGCCCGGACGAGGTGGAGAAGGCGCTCTTTGCTGGCGCCAGGCGTGTCAACGGCCAGGCCTGGAGCGAGGAGTACGGCCATGGCCTGCTCAACGCGCAGGCCTCCCTGGAGGCGCTGGGTGGCGTCGGTGGGCAGTGGCCCCCGCTCTGGTGGGCGCTGGCGCTGCTGGCGCTGGTGCTGCTGACGCTGGGCCGGCGCGCGCGGCCGGGCTTCTTCAACATCCTCCTCACCCCCAGCTTCCTGGTGCCGCTGCTGCTGGCGACGGTGGGCGTGTTCTTCGCCCGCTCGATCTTCGGCGGGGCCTCGGGCGCGGCGGGGGACGTGGTGAACGCGGTGTCGCTGCCCATCCCCGACTGGGAGCGCATCATCTTCGGTCGCGGCAAGCTGGCCAACCCGCTCTTCTACAGCGCGATCATCCCGACGGTGCTGTCGATCTTCGCCATCAAGTTCCGCGGGCTGCGTCCGGCCATCGGCGGTCTGGCGCTGGGCTTCGCGGGCTTCCTGGCCTACGCCGCCTGGTCCAAGGCGCCCGGCCTGGCGTACATGCCCTTCACCTTCCTGGCGATGCCGTGGCTGGTGGTGAACGCGCTCATCTGCGTCGTCATCGGCCGCGCCATGCTCAAGAAGGAGACGGTATGAAGCTGAGCGGGCGCATCGCCTTCCGGGACATCGAGACAGGCGTGTGGGTGCTGGAGGGCGATGACGGCCGCACCTATCAGCTCGCCGGCGGAGATCGGAAGATCAAGAAGGACGGTCAGC
Above is a genomic segment from Hyalangium gracile containing:
- a CDS encoding DUF5818 domain-containing protein gives rise to the protein MKLSGRIAFRDIETGVWVLEGDDGRTYQLAGGDRKIKKDGQRVEVEGNVDNDAVTLHMVGPVLTVASYKFL
- a CDS encoding S8 family peptidase; translation: MMRRILANAVVALAVVAAAACSSESKAPVSPEASQSAPTLDLAEAEVVPGGIVVDFKDGTTKEEFDAWEDAWGVDLEFNSVESHDDGLTVAVGVDDVEGVLEAIRQNPAVESAEPLLAYRASFTPNDPDYGKQWNLKMIDMPKAWDSSKGKGVVVAVLDTGIAYEDYDDFKQVPDLKGVKFTQGYDFVNDDEHANDDHGHGTHVAGTIAQATNNGEGVAGVAFEATLMPVKVLNHFGSGTSADIVDAIRFAADKGAKVINMSLGGGGYSKAMADAVEYARKKGVTVVAAAGNASRPRVEFPAAYPGAVAVSAVGPDGTRAPYSSYGKELDIAGPGGDKRKGDQNGIIQNTIDPRDVSRSVYASYQGTSMATPHVAAVAALLYAAGASGPDEVEKALFAGARRVNGQAWSEEYGHGLLNAQASLEALGGVGGQWPPLWWALALLALVLLTLGRRARPGFFNILLTPSFLVPLLLATVGVFFARSIFGGASGAAGDVVNAVSLPIPDWERIIFGRGKLANPLFYSAIIPTVLSIFAIKFRGLRPAIGGLALGFAGFLAYAAWSKAPGLAYMPFTFLAMPWLVVNALICVVIGRAMLKKETV
- a CDS encoding alpha/beta hydrolase; translation: MVTKGQFLERPTLIPVGREVMEGTAHRGVKRPPLLVLAPRPEEGGGMDHVVAAELVWAAATAGFPTLRFNYRGVGGSQGSRGTGEALVEDAEAAMRVLMENAQSSSLVVASLHGGAQVALALQARHPAVGGVCLVAPADVELAELTRLSRSLLVVVGEEDKRLSRAALAAAVGEAPRGELEVIDDAGPNFHRNLPQVGRFLSAWMKRVSGE